In the Syntrophales bacterium genome, one interval contains:
- a CDS encoding sugar phosphate isomerase/epimerase family protein codes for MRSIIKRVQINIPLHLLHEKHLSTIIKERINPEISFNYFVLDHFKRKDLKKIANAIIKAGLTITMHAPFMDLRPGAIDPKIRQVSIDRFKQFFELIPYFQPGLVVCHASFDEKYYVGCMKRWIENSIDTWRQFLPLAREMNTIITLENVYENSPHYLALMLDSLKSPYIHFCFDTGHFNAFSKASLKEWIDRLGPYLKQLHLHDNTGFADEHLPVGDGNFPFYELFKILEEQSIDPVITLEPHTEEDLRKSLKNIKKMKLMETKHTELNHSAGP; via the coding sequence ATGCGTAGCATTATAAAGAGAGTTCAGATAAACATTCCGCTACATCTCCTCCATGAAAAGCATCTTTCAACCATCATAAAAGAGAGAATCAACCCGGAGATCAGCTTTAATTATTTTGTCCTTGATCATTTCAAAAGAAAAGATTTAAAGAAGATTGCTAATGCCATTATAAAGGCGGGATTAACAATCACCATGCATGCCCCCTTTATGGACCTCAGGCCTGGAGCAATTGACCCAAAGATAAGGCAGGTATCCATAGATCGCTTCAAGCAATTTTTTGAACTCATCCCTTATTTCCAACCTGGACTTGTTGTATGCCATGCTTCCTTTGATGAAAAATATTATGTCGGATGTATGAAGAGGTGGATAGAAAACAGCATTGACACATGGCGGCAATTCTTGCCTCTCGCCCGTGAGATGAATACGATTATTACTCTTGAAAACGTCTATGAAAATAGTCCTCATTATTTAGCTTTAATGCTCGATTCTCTTAAATCTCCTTACATTCATTTCTGCTTTGACACAGGACATTTCAATGCATTTTCCAAGGCAAGCTTAAAAGAGTGGATCGACAGACTGGGGCCTTACCTGAAACAGCTTCACTTACATGATAACACGGGTTTTGCTGACGAACACCTTCCCGTTGGAGATGGAAATTTTCCGTTTTATGAGCTGTTTAAAATATTGGAAGAGCAATCTATAGATCCAGTAATAACGCTTGAACCTCACACAGAGGAAGACCTGCGTAAATCACTTAAAAACATTAAGAAAATGAAACTCATGGAAACAAAACATACAGAATTAAACCATAGCGCAGGGCCTTAG
- a CDS encoding UDP-glucose/GDP-mannose dehydrogenase family protein has translation MKIGIIGTGYVGLVTATCFAHMGNDVICMDIDKDKIDNLNRGIIPIYEPGLELMLKKNHDDGRLNFTTDLEETVKDSLVIFISVGTPQDENGCADMKHVLDVAEGIGCYMEGYKIVANKSTVPVGTADKVKNVIEKKLGERKVSIEFDVISNPEFLKEGDAINDFMKPDRVIVGTDNVRTAELMKELYSPFAMDREKFIVMDIRSAEMTKYAANAMLATRISFINEMANICERVGADIAMVRKGIGADSRIGYSFIYPGVGYGGSCFPKDIRALIATAEDFQYDAKILKSVDEVNLKQRKVFVEKIINYFADKGGLHGRTAAIWGLSFKPNTDDVRESPALDTIHTLLSEGAKINAYDPEATEEAKRALGTNPNIRYFKNAYDALSESDFLVLVTEWHLFRNPDFNKIKQLLKNPVIFDGRNQYEPREMKKRGFIYFCIGRK, from the coding sequence ATGAAGATAGGTATTATAGGCACCGGTTATGTGGGTCTGGTCACAGCGACCTGCTTTGCCCATATGGGAAATGACGTGATCTGTATGGATATAGACAAGGATAAGATTGATAATCTCAACAGGGGAATTATTCCAATTTATGAACCTGGACTTGAACTCATGCTCAAGAAAAATCATGACGACGGCAGACTTAATTTTACTACTGACCTGGAGGAAACCGTAAAAGATTCACTTGTCATATTTATCTCAGTTGGAACGCCACAGGATGAGAATGGTTGTGCGGACATGAAACATGTCCTCGATGTAGCCGAGGGCATCGGCTGCTACATGGAAGGTTATAAGATCGTTGCTAATAAATCCACCGTCCCGGTGGGTACGGCAGACAAAGTAAAAAATGTCATTGAAAAAAAACTGGGGGAAAGGAAAGTATCTATAGAATTTGATGTCATCTCCAACCCGGAATTCCTGAAAGAAGGTGATGCCATAAACGATTTCATGAAGCCGGACAGAGTTATTGTGGGAACTGACAATGTAAGAACAGCCGAGCTAATGAAAGAGCTGTATTCTCCATTTGCCATGGATAGAGAAAAGTTTATCGTCATGGATATAAGAAGTGCGGAAATGACAAAATATGCGGCTAATGCAATGCTTGCTACCAGGATATCTTTCATAAACGAAATGGCAAATATTTGCGAAAGAGTAGGGGCTGATATTGCAATGGTCAGAAAGGGAATTGGAGCGGACAGCCGAATAGGTTACAGCTTCATTTACCCAGGTGTTGGCTATGGAGGCTCATGTTTCCCAAAAGATATCAGGGCGCTGATAGCTACGGCCGAAGATTTTCAGTATGATGCGAAGATATTAAAATCTGTAGATGAGGTCAATCTCAAACAGCGAAAAGTTTTTGTCGAAAAGATAATAAATTACTTTGCGGATAAGGGAGGCCTCCACGGCAGGACAGCCGCTATCTGGGGTCTTTCTTTTAAACCAAACACAGATGATGTTAGAGAGTCTCCTGCCCTGGATACAATACATACTTTACTGTCGGAAGGGGCAAAGATTAACGCCTATGATCCTGAAGCAACCGAAGAGGCAAAAAGGGCACTGGGCACTAATCCCAACATAAGATATTTTAAGAATGCATACGATGCCCTGAGTGAAAGTGATTTTCTTGTATTGGTAACGGAGTGGCACCTTTTTCGAAACCCGGACTTTAACAAGATAAAACAGCTATTAAAGAATCCGGTAATTTTCGATGGAAGGAACCAGTATGAGCCTCGCGAGATGAAGAAAAGAGGATTCATTTATTTTTGCATAGGGCGGAAATAA